In Gemmatimonadota bacterium, the following proteins share a genomic window:
- a CDS encoding DUF3179 domain-containing protein, with amino-acid sequence MLVELQRFAQRRDRPRLLALLESGTGQSFGQDLDRWWDWIWATNPGTHPDYSMFKAQLYATIDPSFRDYFDDGLAANIRLDEIRWGGVVRDGIPPLDLPALTNARRARYLDDDNIVFGIAINGEERAYPKRIMAWHEMVKDTIGGEHFTGVYCTLCGSMILYRSTIDGEHHELGTSGFLYRSNKLMYDHATRSLWSTLSGDPVVGPLAERDIELEPLFVVTTTWGEWRRRHPRTKVLSIDTGYNRDYREGVAYRDYFSTDELMFSVPELDTRLKNKDEVLALRLAEVPMEQLAISVEFLADRTVYHDSLGAVDFVVLTDQSGASRVYETRGRRFSRWDGQDEVRDDRGERWTLTEAALTSPDQTSLRRLPSHRAFWFGWYAQYPETRLVY; translated from the coding sequence ATGCTCGTCGAGCTCCAGCGCTTCGCCCAGAGGCGCGATCGGCCTCGCCTCTTGGCATTACTCGAGAGCGGCACCGGACAGTCCTTCGGGCAGGACCTGGATCGGTGGTGGGATTGGATTTGGGCAACAAATCCCGGTACACATCCCGACTACTCGATGTTCAAGGCGCAGCTGTACGCGACTATCGACCCGAGCTTCCGCGACTACTTCGACGACGGCCTCGCGGCGAACATCCGTCTCGACGAAATCCGGTGGGGAGGCGTGGTGCGCGACGGGATTCCGCCGCTCGACCTGCCTGCTCTCACCAACGCGCGTCGGGCCCGGTACCTGGACGACGACAACATCGTGTTCGGCATCGCGATCAACGGGGAGGAACGTGCATACCCCAAGCGCATCATGGCCTGGCACGAGATGGTCAAGGACACCATCGGTGGCGAGCACTTCACGGGCGTGTACTGCACCCTCTGCGGCTCGATGATCCTCTACCGATCGACGATTGACGGGGAACACCACGAGCTCGGCACCAGCGGATTCCTCTACCGCTCCAACAAATTGATGTACGACCATGCCACTCGGTCGCTTTGGTCCACGCTGTCCGGCGACCCGGTCGTGGGCCCTCTCGCGGAGCGCGACATCGAGTTGGAGCCTCTCTTCGTCGTCACCACGACATGGGGGGAGTGGCGGCGTCGCCATCCACGCACGAAAGTGCTTTCGATCGATACCGGGTATAATCGTGACTATCGCGAGGGGGTGGCGTACCGCGACTACTTCAGTACCGACGAGCTCATGTTCTCCGTGCCCGAACTGGACACGCGCCTCAAGAACAAGGACGAGGTTCTCGCGCTGCGGCTTGCCGAAGTTCCGATGGAGCAGCTGGCCATATCAGTCGAATTCCTCGCAGACCGGACCGTGTATCACGATTCGCTCGGCGCCGTTGATTTCGTCGTGTTGACCGACCAGAGCGGTGCGAGCCGCGTGTACGAAACGCGTGGCCGGCGGTTTTCCCGCTGGGACGGTCAAGACGAAGTCCGGGACGACAGAGGCGAGCGTTGGACGCTGACTGAAGCGGCCCTCACCAGCCCCGATCAGACATCCCTACGACGGCTACCTTCGCACCGTGCGTTCTGGTTCGGATGGTACGCGCAGTATCCTGAAACGCGCCTGGTTTACTGA
- a CDS encoding type II toxin-antitoxin system Phd/YefM family antitoxin — translation MSEHVTYSYARQNLAKILREAEERQEPIIIRRRGHEDMALIPADELRSLEESAHLLRSPKNAKRLLQALQRALENSGTPETVGSLRSRLGLE, via the coding sequence ATGTCAGAACACGTCACCTACAGCTACGCGCGCCAGAACCTCGCAAAGATCCTCCGTGAGGCCGAAGAGCGGCAGGAGCCGATCATCATCCGGAGGCGGGGTCATGAGGACATGGCGCTGATTCCTGCGGACGAACTCCGCAGTCTTGAAGAATCCGCGCACCTGCTCCGCTCTCCTAAGAACGCGAAGCGCCTACTTCAGGCCCTCCAGCGAGCTCTTGAGAATAGCGGCACCCCAGAAACCGTCGGGTCCTTGAGATCGCGGCTTGGCCTCGAGTAG
- a CDS encoding Txe/YoeB family addiction module toxin, translating into MASSRDSPSSRAAFFQDEFREDLRFWIDTNRRVALKVMDLVEAVTRDPFKGIGKPEPIRHFGANVWSRRITQEHRLVYLVRNDRIDFLQCRYHY; encoded by the coding sequence TTGGCCTCGAGTAGGGACTCCCCTTCGAGCCGGGCCGCCTTCTTCCAGGATGAGTTCAGGGAAGATCTGCGTTTCTGGATCGACACCAATCGGCGCGTCGCCCTCAAGGTCATGGACTTGGTGGAGGCGGTCACCCGAGACCCCTTCAAGGGAATTGGAAAACCCGAGCCGATCAGGCACTTCGGCGCGAATGTGTGGTCGCGCAGGATCACTCAGGAGCACCGACTCGTCTATTTGGTGCGCAACGATCGGATCGACTTCCTCCAGTGCCGATACCACTACTAA
- a CDS encoding DUF427 domain-containing protein: MNPAEPSTLPPAEEPASGVPRMVPGHKWIRALVDGQVVVDARAFTFVWEIPYWPTWFFRPEDLKGELRESSDAPRQSSDLDGAQRYDFHAAGKVLTGAGKRYPDSPSEELRELVTIDFKAVDRWFEEDVEVFVHPRSPFTRVDALASSRHVVISIDGVVLADSHKPTLLFETGAPTRQYLPMTDVKLDLLEPSTTRSSCPYKGDATYWSASINGRVERDIAWSYRTPMPEATSIAGLVCFYDEKLDVDVDGVRQPRPDTHFA, from the coding sequence ATGAACCCAGCCGAGCCCTCTACCCTCCCCCCAGCCGAGGAGCCGGCCAGCGGTGTGCCGCGCATGGTCCCGGGCCACAAGTGGATCCGAGCCCTCGTCGACGGACAGGTCGTCGTCGACGCACGCGCGTTCACCTTCGTCTGGGAGATCCCGTACTGGCCCACCTGGTTCTTCCGGCCCGAGGACCTCAAGGGCGAGCTTCGAGAGTCCAGCGATGCACCGCGCCAAAGCAGCGACCTCGACGGCGCGCAACGGTATGACTTCCATGCCGCGGGGAAGGTGCTCACCGGAGCCGGCAAGCGTTATCCCGACTCGCCGTCCGAGGAACTCAGGGAACTGGTGACGATCGACTTCAAGGCCGTCGATCGGTGGTTCGAAGAGGACGTAGAAGTCTTCGTGCATCCCCGTAGTCCGTTCACCCGAGTCGACGCCCTCGCATCGTCACGCCACGTCGTGATCAGCATCGATGGTGTCGTCCTTGCCGACTCTCACAAACCTACACTGCTCTTCGAGACCGGAGCGCCGACGCGCCAGTACCTGCCCATGACCGACGTCAAGCTGGACCTCCTCGAGCCGAGCACCACCCGGTCGTCTTGTCCCTACAAGGGCGACGCGACGTACTGGTCGGCGTCGATCAACGGCCGCGTCGAGCGCGACATCGCGTGGAGCTACCGGACCCCGATGCCGGAGGCGACATCGATCGCGGGTCTGGTCTGCTTCTACGACGAGAAACTCGACGTGGATGTCGACGGCGTCCGCCAACCACGACCCGACACCCACTTCGCTTGA
- a CDS encoding polysaccharide deacetylase: MNLKTTSPRSTGPLFLAPIVLCLNAAACQIPDAPAQAAQERGEPWNWSEEYVRAGVNRVRAGRDLNPESWPGGARVAVLLSFDVDNETIQGLRSGTFSIGPLSQGEYGSRVALPRIVRLLDGENIPATFFFPAWSLKLAPEQADVINASGMHEIGVHGWIHESNASLDGATEERLLRQALDAIEEITGERPVGYRAPSWNHSPNTLRIVRELGFLYESSLMADDRPYELLQDGEPTGVVELPVEWILDDAPLFNPRGNSYMNPRDVMQVWIDEFDKAWEEGTMFLLTMHPHVSGHRSRIVALEGLIDHIQAKGDVWFATHEDAARYVREQAGMD; the protein is encoded by the coding sequence ATGAACCTGAAGACTACGTCACCCCGATCGACGGGCCCGCTGTTCCTCGCTCCCATCGTGCTCTGCCTCAACGCCGCGGCATGCCAGATCCCCGACGCCCCGGCGCAGGCCGCACAGGAGCGGGGCGAGCCGTGGAACTGGTCGGAGGAGTACGTCCGGGCCGGCGTGAACCGGGTCCGCGCGGGCCGCGACCTCAATCCGGAGTCGTGGCCGGGCGGCGCACGGGTAGCGGTCCTCCTCTCCTTCGACGTCGACAACGAGACGATCCAAGGGCTTCGCTCGGGAACGTTCAGCATCGGTCCCCTGTCGCAAGGCGAATACGGATCGCGCGTCGCGCTACCCCGTATCGTTCGCCTCCTCGACGGTGAGAACATCCCGGCCACGTTCTTCTTCCCGGCTTGGAGTCTCAAGCTCGCCCCGGAACAGGCCGACGTGATCAACGCCTCGGGCATGCACGAGATCGGGGTGCACGGATGGATCCACGAGTCGAACGCTTCGCTCGACGGCGCGACGGAGGAGCGCCTGCTCCGCCAGGCCCTCGACGCCATCGAGGAGATCACCGGCGAGCGGCCGGTCGGCTACCGGGCGCCGTCGTGGAACCACAGCCCCAACACCCTCCGGATCGTTCGTGAGCTGGGCTTCCTGTACGAGAGCTCGCTCATGGCCGACGACCGTCCGTACGAGCTCCTGCAGGATGGCGAACCGACCGGGGTCGTGGAGCTTCCGGTCGAGTGGATCCTGGACGACGCACCGCTCTTCAACCCGCGTGGCAACAGCTACATGAATCCGCGTGACGTCATGCAGGTGTGGATCGACGAGTTCGATAAGGCGTGGGAAGAGGGCACGATGTTCTTGCTCACCATGCACCCGCACGTGAGCGGCCACCGCTCACGCATCGTCGCCCTGGAGGGGCTGATCGACCACATCCAGGCGAAGGGAGATGTCTGGTTCGCGACGCACGAGGACGCAGCGCGTTATGTGAGGGAGCAGGCGGGCATGGACTGA